In the bacterium genome, AACCCGGGTGGCTACGTCGGGGGAGGAGAATCTACCGATAAGGCATGCGAACGAGTCGCACTCAAGGAGACCGGTGCGTCGCTCGAGAACTGTGTGCTGATCGGAGTTGGCGACTTCGTGAATCTGAGTCGTGATCCCGAACTCTCGCTCATCTTCCTCTGCACGCTGGGTGACGCGCCGAAGCTTAGCGATACGCTTCGATGGTTCCCGGTCAACGAACTCCCGGAGAGCATGATGGAACATTCCAGGGCGATGCTCGAACAGCGCATAGTCCCTTATGTACAGATTGGGAGAAGGTACAGCACACACCAAGGCGCCTTACAAGCGCTGATGGAGATGGCTACGCTCATGCAACCACTCCAGATGCCGGACAACAAAAAAGTAAGGTAACCGTACAAGTACGCGAACGCGCGAAGCCCCGAGACCCACAAGGTCTTGGGGCTTCTACATTTTCACCACCAACCACAACTAATCCTTTGTCGCGAGCGCGAATAACATCTCTCGCATGTTTGGAAACGGTATCGCAAGCAACATCGCGATATGCCCCAATGCCTTTCGCGGATGAAGCAACCTCCGCCAGCTGAAAAACGAATTTTGCGTGGTGATGGATACGGCAGAAAATCCGGTCCATTCAAGCATCGCGCGGAGTTCGGAAACAGTGAACTCTCTCCGATGTCCGGTAAAGTGCTCCCCACGGTCAAAATAATCTTTGATGTCCCACATAGGGCTCCGTCCGAACATAAACCGTGCTCTCCGCAACAGATTCGCAAGGTTCGGCGTCGTCACCAAAAACACACCTCCGGGTGTTAATACTCGTTGCACCTCAGCAAATAAACCTTTTGGCGAATGTAGCAAATGCTCAATAGTGGCGTCGGAGTTCACCGCGTCAAAGGCGCTGTTCTCAAACGGCAGCCGTGAAAGAATGTCGTGTTCAATGACGGTAATGCCGTACGCGTCCCAAACGCGCCGCAACGCCTTAAAATCCGC is a window encoding:
- a CDS encoding NUDIX hydrolase translates to MRGQPLSYDEWVLALTEMAKGRGTYDRIGDAIPLALSENEAKLAGELLCRATPTPTLEWPILKAIWDHRLIRMNPMELWILDKSMFETETDETPRVLLSRRPDNDPYFPGQWHNPGGYVGGGESTDKACERVALKETGASLENCVLIGVGDFVNLSRDPELSLIFLCTLGDAPKLSDTLRWFPVNELPESMMEHSRAMLEQRIVPYVQIGRRYSTHQGALQALMEMATLMQPLQMPDNKKVR
- a CDS encoding class I SAM-dependent methyltransferase is translated as MNGTSQTYAKVLREVYRDLGDFSVPYAVDFKRFLYSLELLGSRDAIRGKRILDLGCGVGIMALALQKLGGKVTGVDKFIFPSASDNPYRIADFKALRRVWDAYGITVIEHDILSRLPFENSAFDAVNSDATIEHLLHSPKGLFAEVQRVLTPGGVFLVTTPNLANLLRRARFMFGRSPMWDIKDYFDRGEHFTGHRREFTVSELRAMLEWTGFSAVSITTQNSFFSWRRLLHPRKALGHIAMLLAIPFPNMREMLFALATKD